The genomic interval AACAGGCGCAAAATATCGTCCGCGTCAGGATCGGTCAAATAGCGATAAGGCCAGTACGCCAACGATTTTGTTCCTATACGGACAGTACGCACGTGTTCGAATTCCGGTGAAAGCAAAGGAACAAGATAAGCTTCTAATATAGAAGCCGACATTGTCATAGGATCTCCGCCCGTAAATAAAATATCTGTCACATGCCTGTGTATTCTCAAATAATTCAACAACTTTTCCGTTTCGTTCATCGCGAATTTATAACCGCTCATTCCCGAGAACTGAGGCCATCGAAAACAAAAAGTACAAAAAGCATGACATGTCTGTCCCTGGCTGGGGAAAAAAAGTACGGTCTCCCGGTATTTATGTTGCATTCCTTTCAGCTTTATATCGCCTAGCATAGGAACATTATGCTCTTGTCCCGCCGGATTGGGATTCAGACAAAGACGAATCGCATTTATCTCTTCTTTCAGTTTCCCGGACGGCTCTCCCGCTTCCATTAATTTCAACACGCGGTTATAATAAGTTTTTTCCAGCATTGCTTTACGGGGAAAATTCAGCGTAAATATCGGATCATCCGGAACATTATCCCAATTTATCAACTCGTCCACCACATAATTATTTGTTTTGAACGGTAAAACTCTCCCTACTACTTCGATAGCTTCGATACTTTCCTGCGACAATCCGGCAATTTGGGGGATCTCCCGGTAATTGTGCAACGTAAATGAATGTAACGTTTTGTGTTTATTCATCTTAATCTCAGTTTTGGTTAACGGCCCGGGATGAAAAATCCATACAAAGCCTGAAAATGTTCATTCTCTCTTACACGAACGTTATCCGTGATCCTATTTATGAAAGGCCTTTTTTAAAAGACTGATATTCGTTTTATCAAACAATAATTCAATCCTATAAGAATTAACTCTTCCTGTATATTTCATTTACGATTTCTCTATAATTTATCCTATACAGAGCTAACAACTTATATAAACTTCAACGGATTATTTTCCGGACAAATCGTGTTTTTATATTCCGGAAAAAAGAATCTTATAAAAAAATGGATCACCATTTCAGCAATCATTACATCCGTCCTCTCCGACCGATAGTAATAATAAAATCCTTTATTTACCCACCTGTATCTCCCAAATTGGCATCCGAGAGAGAAGTCATACTACAAATATAAGAAAAAATCCGCAATTAAAAAAACCGTCTTATCTTCCCTCTTATACAATTTATTTATTTGCTTTTGTCTTGTGATTTGTTCTTCAAATGTAGTTTAAACAACAAAAGGCCACCTGAATCAGGAAGCCTTTTATTATCATTACAGCTATATTTCAAAGAAATCGTATTAATCTATGAATATCACCTTTGCCGCAACCGATTTATAACAAGGCATGGCTTGTCCTATCGGAGCACCTATATAAGTAGGATCACATACAATATATCTTTTACCCGCCACCATAACCGAATCACCTTCTACCGAATCCGAAAACAAGACTGCAGTTGCCAAATGATTTGGATAATACAAATATACAACATCCATTTTCAACAATTCTTTTACAAGACTGGCAAATAAAATAGAACGGTCTTCACAATCATTAAACGGATAATAGAAATTTTCATCCACAAAGAAGGGTTTCTCATAACCGAATTGATCATGATCAGTTTTATATGAGAAACCATACTGTACGTAATTTATTAATAAGCCGACAGCTTCCAACTGCGATTTTCCTGTAAGTAGCCGCTGAAAAAAAGGTAATACTTGCTTCTTAAATTCCGGGCTTAAAGCTGCCTGTCCATAAAGATTCCATTCACATTGTGGATAATCTTTATAAAACCGGATTACAGCCGGATTAACCGATATACGAAACGGAGCGACTTCTTTCCAAGAAGAAGATACATAGGTATACCGATCTGCTATATCTGTATCAAAATTCGGATATTTATTCATAAGCATCCTTACAGGTATACACTTTACTGAAAAATCGTCCGGATAGGTCTGGATACATTGTCCTTGTTTTATGGGATGTGTAGGATAATACTTTTTCCCGTTTATTATGTAATAATTCAATTGAAATAATTGATCGCTTGAATGAATCAGCATCTGTAAACTTTGTCCCATGCGGCATAACCGGACATCATAACCAGACTGCACTAACAAATAAGTGCTGACCACAGCTTGAAAATCTGATAACCCTGGAAACAAATGGGCCGATACAGTTTCTACTAGTTTCACATATCCCCAATCACACAAATTCAATTCACTCTTCAACCTTACACAATCATCAATCAAAGTCGCATATTTATCTTTAGACAACTGTTTCCAGCATTTGCTCACAGATTCTTCAGTCAAGTTTTCTAACCCAATATTTTCATCGGGAATATAATGCATATAGCAAGCTGTGCCATAGAACAGAAAACGATACAGATTTTTCTTTTCTCCCGGACTTATCGGAGGAGCAATACTCAAGGGTACGTCTTGAATAACAGAAGGTGGTGAAATTACCTGAGATACCGGAAGTTTTGAAGGCACATGTAAATCCTGTTCATCATAAATAACAGGAGCAACGGGTTTACTCCTGTTTTTCAACGTCTTAGCAGAAAACGACATATAATCTTTCCACGATGTTGCCAAATAAACAGCAAACTCTTCATTCCTTACCTTACGATAATTTTCAAACTCCGTTTGTTTTCTATTTTTATATTCGTTAAACTCTGCCTTAACTTTATTTCTATACTCCTGGAATTCAGTCGAAAAAGTCTGCGTAAAAGCAATTCCACTGCAAAAAACAAATAGAAAAAGGAACAATCGTTTCATATAAAGTCCTTATTTTGTCTTATTGCTTCGCATTATAAATATTCTTGATTTCATTAGCAGACAAACGACGATTGTCATATACTCGTAAATTATCGATAGACATATTAGTAGCATTCAGCGTAGTAGTACTGTTCAATTTTACGCTTCCCCCCATCACAAATTTAATTCCCGTGCCATAAGACGACTGGCTTCCTCCATTCTCACTAAAGTGATTAGCCTCCTCAGTTACTACATCAACAGCCTGTCCGTCCACATACAAGATCGTAGTAACCGTAGAGTAAGTAGTCAACTCATAATCCGATACTAATGCTATATGATGCCATTGGTTATCCATTAAAGCAGGATGTGTAAAAGTACCACTATTACTATACTGGTACACATTATTGTAGCGTGACACAACAAACTTCAATGAACCGCCGCTCATACTCAAAGTAAACATGGGAGTGTTCTGAATAGAAGAAACCATATAAAAAATATTTCCGTCACTGAATCCTTTTCCCCAAAAACTGACAGTCATGTTTCGAGAATCAATAATAGGTTTAGGCACAACAAAAGAGCTCCCATCCGTTCGGCTAAATTTCACAGCTTTTGAATCGGCAGTAACTCCAGTCACAAAAGAAGGAGAATTGGAGCCGAATCCATGTATCCCATTTTCTGTAGCATCATTATAATTATCATCAAACTTATAATAAGTATAAAGCCCTTCCGATACTACCACATCGGCAACTTCATTACCTTTAGCCCCTACTACATTAATCGTTTCCCAGTGTTCTCCATCCGAAATCCGTATCCCGGTATTTAGGGTCTGTGGCATTGCCGTCCGGTTCAATGTTACATTAACCTGCGTATATCCTTGTGCAGGCACACGACCAGAAACAGGAGATACAGATAAACATGACTCATCTAAAGACGCTATCGTCCAATTCAATTCTTTATTACCTGTATTAGCAATATTAAACGATAACTCTTTCTTATTTTCCCCAAAATCTAATAATAACGGAGATACAGACATGACAGCTTTAGCCCTGATGGCTTTCACCGTCACAGCCTCTTGTTTAATTCCATCCGATATGACAAAGTTAGTATTCACTTCATCGGGTATCATCTCCCGGTTCAATTTCACCTGCAAGATTTTATTTCCGCCCGGAACTATCGTACCTTGTTTTTCTGGAACCGATATATAAGAAACCGACAAATCTGTTAAAGTCCAATTCAAATCGGCAGTTCCTCTGTTCGTTATAGTTAAAGGCAGTTCCAATGCAACATCCGAAAAATTCAATGTCAAAGGAGAAACATACATATCAGACTTTGCATTTTCAGGAGCACAAGACACGGAAATCGGATATGAGTTACCGAATGCGTATAGTTTTACAATTACACTTTCCACTTTCCCCAATTTCTCACGATCCACTTTGAATACAACACTCTGTGTCTTTTTGGAAGCTATACGTCCGGAGATTTGATCGGCTTCCAACCACGAAACACCACCCAAATCTAACGTCCATTCGGTTTCAGTATTTCCATTATTAGTAATAGTTATAGACAATTGAGTTTGTGTTATTCCGAAATTTAATGAAGTAGGAGTTATTTTTATATTGGCATCGTTCTTTTCCGGAACTAATTGCATATCACATTTAGCCTCTTCTCCTGCAATAACAGTCACATAGCGAGTATCCGACACATAACCATCCTTCACAAACTGCAAACTATAAGTTTTCGGTTCCAGAGCGGCAAAGAGAAACTGTCCATTACTTCCTGTTGTCGTACTCTTTCCATTAGAAACAATACTAACAGTTACACCCGATAAAAGAGTCGTTCCACTTCCCGACTCCGTAACAACACCCATAATATCCCCGGTCATTACCTCTGGTTCTTTTGTACATGAAACTGCTAAAAATAATACCAGCAAATAAAATATACGCTTCATTTTTTATCGATTAATTATATTAAAAATTCATCACCAATGACATTCCCACGCCATCGATACTCCAAGCAGGAATAAATGACACGTGAACACGTTGATTTTGTTCCACTATAACACGCCTACGCCCAGGAGCCACCGCTGCATCTATCAGGTTATAGACATACAAGGCTGCTGCTGCACCAATGAATCCATTGCGTACATTCTCCCAGTTTCCAGCCTTATCACTATAAAATTCCTTGAATTTAGGCTTTTCCCGCATTTTCTTTATATATGTAGAACGCTGATTTTCGGCCACAACAATCATACCTGCACAAGCAGCTGTTCCCCCCAGTATCAAACCTCCTTTCAGCTTACTTCCTTTATATAGTTGTCCCACACCCGGAATTAATGAATAAAAGAAACCTTTTGCTCCGTAAGAAGTAGTTAAACGGATTTCATCTTCATAACTTCCGCCTGCACACTTATTATCAGTAACAGTATAAAGAACATAACACGTATAGCCACGACTATCCCGTTCCCAGTATTCATCCACGATCCGAGTTGTCATAACAAGTTCTTTGCCCTTTTCAACACACTCCATTTGATAGGATTGATAAGTTTTCTGCTCACGTTCACCTCCTTGACGGATAGACTGACTGTTCACTTTCATAGAGCTATTCACTTTTATACCCCGCTCATGTTCCAGTTTAGTCGAAAGATTCACAAAAGAACGCTGACGAGCTTCTTCTAACGTATTTCCTATCCCAGACGCATCTAAAAAAATATACGAAGCGGACTTAGCGACTGGTAATGATGAGGTAAGCCAACGCGGACGCAAACGATCGGACTTTTGTTGTGCATTCAAGCTCCCCAAACCTGACATACACAGCAAAAAGAATAGAATTAACAGTTTTCTCATACCTATTTCTTTGCGGACTTCATAACTCGATATTTTTCCAATTCTTCTTTGTAAGAGTCACGAAACTTTTGAGCTTCAAATTCTACCCCCAATTTTTCATCATCCGAAAGTACAGCAGCACCTGCCATTTTTTCTACTGCAGGATTATCTATAGCAACGCATACAGAGCATTCATAAGTACCATCAGATAATGCATAACGATTGGAACAGATAATACGGCTTCCTTCCACCAACATTTCAGCCATACCACCTATATCTTGCCTTGTATCCGAGGAACTGGAACTTACACCATTCTTCTTCGTTTTAGCCCTATATCCTTTCATCACATTCAATACCAACTGTTCAACATCCGAAACAACTTGTGCTTTCGCATATAACACTGCCTGCTGGCGAGCAAAATCACGATCTTCATCAATAGCACTGGCATAAGCACGCAATTCTCCACTCGGAGCTTCTAAAGACAATTTCTCACATTCATCAATCATCTCTTTTACCTTAGTTACCCTTTTAGACCCGGTATTACCTTCTCCCGTATATTCAGGATAAGATGCCACAGCCACTTTTTTCGAGCCTCCACATGAAGGGAATAATACTGATACAGAAAAAATTAACAATAGAAAACAGATGTTTTTTTTCATACGTAAATTAGATTATGCTCTCTTTCAAAGAAAGCCGATTAAACTATAATTAAATTATCTCTAAATATGAGTCCAGACAAAATAAAAGAAAACACTTACAAGGGATGCAAATGTAATTAATCATCATCTCACGGTATTCAGCATCGGTGCTCCACTCAAAGTTCTTTATATTTATAAGCAATTCTCAACATATACTGCATTAATTGCTTCCCATTAAGACAACCCTATACACATGTAATTTCGCCCTTTTAGACAAAACTTATTCCATAGATATTTCATAATGGTTTTAGAAATTGAAAAACAAAAAATGCTCTATTTTTTCCTATCAATAACTATCTTGTTTATTTTTTACAAAGATAAGCACAGATTAACACTCATTATATCCACTATTCTTACTACATTTACCCAATAAAAGAAGAGTAACTCTCCTAATTTTGAAAACTTATGGAAACTGATTTAAAAAAGATTATCGGACAACGGCTACAACTGCTTCGGCAAGAAAAAAACTTAACTCAGGAACAAATGGGAGAAAAGTTAAATCTCTCGACAAGCGCCTATTGCAAAATAGAATACGGGGAAACAGATTTAACTCTAACAAGACTAAATAAAATTGCAGAAGTACTAAACATGTCTGCTTTAGAGTTATTTAAAAGAATTGACGGAAGCGCTTATTTTAATAATGCCGGGACAATCGGAACCAATATAGGAATAGCCAAAGACAGCAGCACGATCAAGATAGAAGCTTCCGACGAATTGCGGGATCTTATTAAGGCAAACAGTAAAATAATTGATTTACTAAGTAAACGTATCGATATATTAGAAAAGCAGCTGCATATACAAGTATTGTAAGGGTTATATCTATACTAAGCAAAATATTTCCATATATAAAGATGTGCATATTCATCTTATTATATGGAAATGCAAAGATTACCTGAAAACACAAATAAGACTATCTAATAATAAAAGTTATTTAGTCTCATTTTTTTACATATAACGAAAGATTAATTCCATCCTTAAGTTTTATTATCCAACTATACATAAACCGTTATTTAATAAATAGCGGTTATTCGTTCGGTACTTAGTTACCGATTTTAATAAATTACTCACAAAAAATATACCTTGCTATATATCGCTATTTTTCTCCGACCAATCCTGTTTATACAAGACAATTAATATCTAAACGAAACCGGATGATTTTAATTAATTATCTCAAGCGAGAGAGAAACAGCCCCCCAATTATTTTGGCACTTTATTTTTAATACAAATGTTATCATAACCATTCAACCGGTTTATATTAAATGCCATCAAGCAGAAATACAAAATACTTATTATATAAAGTAAAGTTTTCTTTCCGAGTAAAAGAAAACTTTACTTTATCAAAACGAGCCTGTCTAATAGTTTAGACAGGCCCATTATTAGGATATATTTTGTCCCTATGCTTATATGGAACTATTAATCAAAATATCAAGCTAATTTGCCATGGCAGTTCTTATATTTCTTTCCGCTACCGCAAGGACAAGGATCATTACGACCAATCTTCGGACCGGCCTTTACAGGCTCTGTTTTAGGACGCCCACCCTGCGGCGCAGCCGCTGCCTGAGCCTGGGCTTGCTGACCCGGATAAGCTTCTTTCTGTGCGCTATATTTGCTATAATCCTGACGTCGTTCCGGAGGAGCCTGATGTACAGCTGCCGGTTCTTGTACGATAATTTGTCCCCTCATAAGAATCGCCACCGCTTTCCGGTTCATATTTTCCACCATTTCCTTGAAAAGGTTAAAAGACTCCAGTTTATAAATCAACAAAGGATCTTTTTGCTCATAACTGGCATTTTGTACCGACTGACGTAACTGATCCAATTCACGAAGGTGTTCTTTCCACGAATCATCTATCGTCATAAGCACCACGGCTTTCTGGAATTGTTTCACCACAGACTTGGCATTTGTCCTGCAAGATTCTTCGATGTCGCAAGCAATGCCGTAAGCACGTTTACCGTCGGTGATAGGAACTCTAATAATGCCTTTAAGACCGCGTTCCTCTAATATAGGACGTATATTCAAATCAGCGATCTCAGCCATCCGGTCCGCTTTGCGTTTAAACGCTGCTACAATTGCATCATAAAGCATATCTATTTGCTCCTGTTTTTTCAAAGAACGGAACTGGGCTGCGTCGAACGGCATTTCGATAGCAAAGGTTTTGAATATATCCATCGAGAAGTCTTCGTAATCGGAATGATTACTGTATGTTTCGACCATAGATTCCACCACATCGTAGAACATATTCATAATATCGAGACCTATACGTTCACCGATAAGGGCATGATGGCGTTTGGTATAAATCACATTACGCTGGGCGTTCATCACATCATCATATTCCAGCAAACGTTTACGTATACCGAAGTTATTTTCTTCAACCCGCTTCTGAGCATTCTCGATAGCGTTGTTAACCATATTCGCCTCGATCATTTCACCGTCTTTCAATCCCAAACGGTCAAGCATCTTAACCACCTTATCGGCTACGAAAAGACGCATTACAGCATCTTCAAAAGAAACAAAGAATACAGAAGAACCCGGATCTCCCTGACGTCCGGCACGCCCCCTCAACTGACGGTCCACACGACGGGACTCATGACGCTCGGTACCGATAATCGCCAAACCGCCGGCAGCTTTCACTTCGGGCGCCAGCTTGATGTCGGTACCACGGCCGGCCATATTGGTAGCAATCGTCACCATACCGCTTTGTCCTGCCTGGGCTACGATATCGGCTTCGCGTTGGTGCAACTTGGCGTTCAATACGTTATGTTTTATCTTACGAAGATCGAGCATCTTGCTTATCAATTCAGAGATCTCTACCGAAGTCGTACCAACCAATACCGGACGCTTGGCTTCATGCATAGCGACGATCTCTTCTATGATCGCTGTATATTTTTCTCTCTTGGTCTTATATACCCTATCGTTCATATCGGCACGGGCGATAGGTTTGTTCGTAGGAATAGTTACCACATCCAGCTTGTAGATATCCCAAAACTCTCCGGCTTCCGTTTCTGCCGTTCCGGTCATACCTGCCAGTTTATGGTACATACGGAAATAATTCTGGAGCGTAATAGTTGCAAACGTTTGAGTAGCAGCTTCCACTTTTACCCTTTCTTTTGCCTCTATGGCTTGGTGAAGCCCGTCGGAATAACGGCGTCCTTCCATAATACGTCCGGTCTGTTCATCAACAATCTTTACTTTATTATCGATAACGACATATTCCGTATCCCGTTCGAAAAGTGTATAAGCTTTCAACAATTGATTAACCGTATGTACCCGCTCGGCTTTTACAGCATAATTCTGCATCAACTCGTCTTTTTTGATTTGCTTCTCCTCAGGGGTAAGACTCTCGTTCTCCAAAGCAGAAAGCTGCGCAGTAATATCAGGCAACACGAAGAACTGGGAATCATCGGAATTCCCGGTAATCATATCGAGTCCTTTATCGGTAAGCTCTATACTGTTGTTCTTTTCATCAATAACGAAATACAACGGCTCCGTTGCCTGCGGCATATTGCGGTTATTTTCCGCCATATAATAAGCTTCAGTTTCCAATAACAATGGTTTTATACCGGGTTCGCTCAGAAATTTAATAAGAGCACCGTTCTTAGGTAAACCTTTAAATGCACGAAATAATAATGTCGCACCTTCTTTACGTATGTCTTTATTATCCGACGCAATCTTTGTTTTGGCCTCGGCCAGTATTTTTGTCACAAAAGTACGCTGAGCCTTAACCACCTGCTCTACCTTAGGACATAACTCTTCGAAAAGCTGGTCTTCCCCCTTGGGAATAGGCCCGGAAATGATCAACGGGGTACGTGCATCATCGATCAACACGGAGTCAACCTCATCGACAATAGCGTAATTATGCATACGCTGCACCAGATCCAGCGGGGAGCCGGACATATTATCACGAAGATAGTCGAAACCGAATTCATTATTTGTACCGAAAGTAATATCGGCATTATAAGCGTCGCGTCTTTCAGGTGAATTCGGCTGGTGCTTGTCGATACAATCTACCGACAATCCGTGGAACATATATAACGGTCCCATCCACTCGGAGTCACGTTTAGACAGATAGTCATTCACCGTAACAACATGTACTCCGTTACCTGTAAGAGCATTCAGGAATACAGGCAATGTAGCCACCAAAGTCTTACCTTCACCTGTCGCCATTTCGGCGATCTTACCTTTATGAAGAACGACACCGCCGATCAGCTGTACATCATAATGCACCATATCCCAGGTAACCTCATTACCTCCGGCCATCCAGTGATTCACATATATAGCTTTATCACCATCGATACGCACGAAATCGTGTTTGATGGACAAGTCCCGGTCAAATTGCGTGGCAGTTACTTCTATCGTTTCATTTTGACTAAAACGGCGGGCAGTCTCTTTCATAACAGCAAAAGCTTCAGGTAAAGCTTCGTCCAGTCCTTCTTCCAGTTTTTCCAGAATATGTTTTTCTATTTTATCAACTTCCTCCCATACCGCTTCGCGCTTGTCATAATCCATATCTTCCACCTGTTTCTTAAGCTCTGCTACCTGTTCACGATCGGGGGCAACCCGGTCACGGAGCGATTGCTTAATAACATCAATACGACCGCGTAATTCATCATTCGATATATTTTCAAGAGTTGGAGATATCGCTTTAATTTTAGCGATATAGGGATCTATTTCTTTTAAATCCCGCTGCGACTTATTGCCAAACAGCTTTTTAAGTAAATCATTAAATGCCATATATTGTTTTTTATTATTCAGGAAATCCAATTGCCTGCCGGCAATTTTTGTTTATCGTTTACAAAAATAATGAAAATTCTTGCTATCTCCATATAAAATAGCGAATTACTCTACTTCAGGCAATGGAGATTCTGTAGAGCCGTTTGGAGAACGAATGCGAAGTAATCTGGCTACAGTGGGAGCTATCTCCGTAGCTTTGATAGGACGGGTAATATGTTGCGGCTTTATTTTTTCTGACAGGATAAATAAAGGTGAGGGGATAGCATTTCCACGTACATATTCTCTCGTATCATGCACATCCTCATATACGACTTCCCAGCCCGGATTCAGTTCCAATAAAATATCCCCGGACAATTTCGGATAATATCCCCGGCGCAGCGCGTCAATATGTTCATTGCTGTTACCCAATAATAAACGGCGTGAAGTAAATACATCCTGTACTCCGGCCATTTGAATAAGAAATTCAGCCGCCTGAGACTGGATCTCATCCAGCTTCAGGTCTTTTTCTTTAACCAGTTTATGGTTCAGATATATCTGGCGGTTATGATAACCGGCCACCCAATCTCCCTGACCGTAAAGAGCCATCAGATACATATTCAACAAAGAAACCGCACGCTTGGGATAAAATTCTCCATCAGGTATATTGTATTGAGACGACTCTTTTCCCTCGCCCCGGAAATAACCGGTAGAAGCCAGGAATATAACCGTACGTTTCAATCCGACAGTACGATCTATATAATCCAGTAAATCAGCAATCTCTTTATCCAGACGAACATACATATCCTGTATTTCCAGACTGTATAACTGAATCGTTTTATTCTGATAGGTGCCGGCCGTATATCCCACATTCAGCATATCCAGATACCCCCGGCGTCCCAAAAGTCCTTTATCCAAAAAATCTTTAGCGACAGCCGTCACTTCTGTATTCACCAGTGCCGTCGTCTTAAACTGTGCATATTTATCGTACCGGTTCTTAGGAAAAATATGTTTAAAAGGAAAATCTTTCCGCAAATAAGGAAGTGCCGTATATTTTTCCGGTGACAAAAGAGGAACCCACGCCAGAGTATCGATACGCAACGACAACGACTGATTATAATTACGCTGCTCCACATATACGGGAACATCCAGGTAATATGTCGTAGTAGCCCATTTACCGTTCTTTTCATTCAGCCAAAAAGCACTGTTCGCGGCATGTCCGGCACTTATAATAGCATGCTGGGCCGAAGGAGCTACAGAGAAGACCCGTCCTAATCCATTTCCTACGATCTTTATTTCATCGCTCAGGGTAGAAGTTTTCAGATTCTTCGGAGAATATGTCTCATCGGTATAATTTCCTATCTTTTCAGGATCGTTCAATGCAAATTCTTCCCGGCGTAACGAAAGATTGTAAACTTTGTCGGAAGGTATCCCGTTATAAAAAGGGTATGTACCGGTATAGATAACAGATAAGGCGGAAGAACAATCCACATTAGGGAAACCAAATGTGACATTTTCATATACGAGACCTTCTTTCATCAGGCGTTTGAAACCCTTTTCGCCGAATAAATGCTGCAACGCCATAATATAGTCGGTACGCAACTGGTCCACAGTGATACCCACTACAAGCTGAGGCACATCCGCGGGGATTTGAGCCCGTAAAGGCGCGGTCATAAGCGCTAATAAAAGAGATGCTAAAACTTTGTTCATCTATTCCTCGTTATCCAATCATTATCCTGCAAACTCATCACCGCCAAATAACTCAATGAACGTGTCATCGAAGCTAATATTAAAGGCAAAAACGCCCAGTGAAAATACTGCGGTATCCACGGAGAGCACAGCAGGAATACAAAAAGTACCGCAAAGTTAGCAAAATGATAATAACCAACTACTTTTTTAAATCTTTTTACCCAAATAAAAACAGCAGGGAACAGGCTAAAAGGATTCAGCCAGAAAGCGGAATAATTAGGGTAAGTCGC from Barnesiella propionica carries:
- a CDS encoding KamA family radical SAM protein, which translates into the protein MNKHKTLHSFTLHNYREIPQIAGLSQESIEAIEVVGRVLPFKTNNYVVDELINWDNVPDDPIFTLNFPRKAMLEKTYYNRVLKLMEAGEPSGKLKEEINAIRLCLNPNPAGQEHNVPMLGDIKLKGMQHKYRETVLFFPSQGQTCHAFCTFCFRWPQFSGMSGYKFAMNETEKLLNYLRIHRHVTDILFTGGDPMTMSASILEAYLVPLLSPEFEHVRTVRIGTKSLAYWPYRYLTDPDADDILRLFEKIVASGKNLAIQAHFNHPVELSTDAVKSAIRRIRNTGAQIRTQSPMLRYINDSWETWAQMWRKQVDLGCIPYYAFVARDTGAKHFFEIPLERCWNIFRKAYSSVSGVCRTVRGPSMSDTPGKIQLLGVTEIKGEKVFVLRFLQGRNPRWVDIPFFAEYDPKATWFNQLKPAFGEKEFFFEKDKEYVGLNKDSSFQLFE
- a CDS encoding BACON domain-containing protein translates to MKRIFYLLVLFLAVSCTKEPEVMTGDIMGVVTESGSGTTLLSGVTVSIVSNGKSTTTGSNGQFLFAALEPKTYSLQFVKDGYVSDTRYVTVIAGEEAKCDMQLVPEKNDANIKITPTSLNFGITQTQLSITITNNGNTETEWTLDLGGVSWLEADQISGRIASKKTQSVVFKVDREKLGKVESVIVKLYAFGNSYPISVSCAPENAKSDMYVSPLTLNFSDVALELPLTITNRGTADLNWTLTDLSVSYISVPEKQGTIVPGGNKILQVKLNREMIPDEVNTNFVISDGIKQEAVTVKAIRAKAVMSVSPLLLDFGENKKELSFNIANTGNKELNWTIASLDESCLSVSPVSGRVPAQGYTQVNVTLNRTAMPQTLNTGIRISDGEHWETINVVGAKGNEVADVVVSEGLYTYYKFDDNYNDATENGIHGFGSNSPSFVTGVTADSKAVKFSRTDGSSFVVPKPIIDSRNMTVSFWGKGFSDGNIFYMVSSIQNTPMFTLSMSGGSLKFVVSRYNNVYQYSNSGTFTHPALMDNQWHHIALVSDYELTTYSTVTTILYVDGQAVDVVTEEANHFSENGGSQSSYGTGIKFVMGGSVKLNSTTTLNATNMSIDNLRVYDNRRLSANEIKNIYNAKQ
- a CDS encoding DUF5683 domain-containing protein — protein: MRKLLILFFLLCMSGLGSLNAQQKSDRLRPRWLTSSLPVAKSASYIFLDASGIGNTLEEARQRSFVNLSTKLEHERGIKVNSSMKVNSQSIRQGGEREQKTYQSYQMECVEKGKELVMTTRIVDEYWERDSRGYTCYVLYTVTDNKCAGGSYEDEIRLTTSYGAKGFFYSLIPGVGQLYKGSKLKGGLILGGTAACAGMIVVAENQRSTYIKKMREKPKFKEFYSDKAGNWENVRNGFIGAAAALYVYNLIDAAVAPGRRRVIVEQNQRVHVSFIPAWSIDGVGMSLVMNF
- a CDS encoding helix-turn-helix domain-containing protein, encoding METDLKKIIGQRLQLLRQEKNLTQEQMGEKLNLSTSAYCKIEYGETDLTLTRLNKIAEVLNMSALELFKRIDGSAYFNNAGTIGTNIGIAKDSSTIKIEASDELRDLIKANSKIIDLLSKRIDILEKQLHIQVL
- the secA gene encoding preprotein translocase subunit SecA; this encodes MAFNDLLKKLFGNKSQRDLKEIDPYIAKIKAISPTLENISNDELRGRIDVIKQSLRDRVAPDREQVAELKKQVEDMDYDKREAVWEEVDKIEKHILEKLEEGLDEALPEAFAVMKETARRFSQNETIEVTATQFDRDLSIKHDFVRIDGDKAIYVNHWMAGGNEVTWDMVHYDVQLIGGVVLHKGKIAEMATGEGKTLVATLPVFLNALTGNGVHVVTVNDYLSKRDSEWMGPLYMFHGLSVDCIDKHQPNSPERRDAYNADITFGTNNEFGFDYLRDNMSGSPLDLVQRMHNYAIVDEVDSVLIDDARTPLIISGPIPKGEDQLFEELCPKVEQVVKAQRTFVTKILAEAKTKIASDNKDIRKEGATLLFRAFKGLPKNGALIKFLSEPGIKPLLLETEAYYMAENNRNMPQATEPLYFVIDEKNNSIELTDKGLDMITGNSDDSQFFVLPDITAQLSALENESLTPEEKQIKKDELMQNYAVKAERVHTVNQLLKAYTLFERDTEYVVIDNKVKIVDEQTGRIMEGRRYSDGLHQAIEAKERVKVEAATQTFATITLQNYFRMYHKLAGMTGTAETEAGEFWDIYKLDVVTIPTNKPIARADMNDRVYKTKREKYTAIIEEIVAMHEAKRPVLVGTTSVEISELISKMLDLRKIKHNVLNAKLHQREADIVAQAGQSGMVTIATNMAGRGTDIKLAPEVKAAGGLAIIGTERHESRRVDRQLRGRAGRQGDPGSSVFFVSFEDAVMRLFVADKVVKMLDRLGLKDGEMIEANMVNNAIENAQKRVEENNFGIRKRLLEYDDVMNAQRNVIYTKRHHALIGERIGLDIMNMFYDVVESMVETYSNHSDYEDFSMDIFKTFAIEMPFDAAQFRSLKKQEQIDMLYDAIVAAFKRKADRMAEIADLNIRPILEERGLKGIIRVPITDGKRAYGIACDIEESCRTNAKSVVKQFQKAVVLMTIDDSWKEHLRELDQLRQSVQNASYEQKDPLLIYKLESFNLFKEMVENMNRKAVAILMRGQIIVQEPAAVHQAPPERRQDYSKYSAQKEAYPGQQAQAQAAAAPQGGRPKTEPVKAGPKIGRNDPCPCGSGKKYKNCHGKLA